Genomic DNA from Channa argus isolate prfri chromosome 10, Channa argus male v1.0, whole genome shotgun sequence:
tagaatttaaaaccctgtttcttacatataaagctctgtaCGACCGAgttccatcatatatagaagacctcatagcaccatatcatcccagtagaccactttgatctcagaatccaggcctacttgtggttcccagaatttccaaaggtaaaatgggaggtagagcctttagctatcaagctcctctcctgtggaaccagctcccagttcagattcaggaagcagacaccctctctacttttaagtccaggcttaaaaccttcctctttaataaagcttatacttagttatagttatgatgctataggcttagactgcagggggacccaccccccgatgcactgagctcctttcctcctcttgtccctctctcctctcaccccacaattgtgaCCACTgaatgacattaactctgtgtgttttctccagtagttgtctttgtccttctctgtcttcctctctctgtccctttctgcaggtgtccccggacTTTGGAGCATGCAgtatgcagctactggtcctaccaacctgcccgatgttttgttgttgctgtttgttgctctttttcttttctctcttcgcTTTCCACTGAACCCAaccgatcaaggcagatggccgcccaccctgagcctggttctgctggaggtttttttccattaagggtagtttttcctctccactgttgctcagggcttgttcaagggggaattgttgggttctctctatacatctttatagtcttaactttattctgtaaagtgccttgagatgactttctTGTGAATTGGAACtatataaattattatcattattattattattattattattattattattagtcttttcggcttatcccgtgagttcagggtccccacagcagATTATTATCCgatcattgtattttatttacactgcatgcccttcctgacacaaccctccccaatttctaccgggcttggagcGACACTGCACAGATTTGAATGGGAATGGGCTTTTGGGGGTGtagtgtcttgcccacagacattttgacatataggggatcaaaccactgaccctgtggtccctgtggccttaccaactgagctgtaGCCACCCccaattggcactatataaataaaggttgTTTTAATTGAAATCATTACAGTGCAGGCGGATTGGAGGAGAGAGCGGAAAGAAGAAGGAAGGGGCCCTTGTCATGTACATGAACAGCAGGTGGTGTCATACTGGTCCCATTACTCTGAAAAAAAGAGTCTGTTGCCCAGACGTTGAACTATTGGCGATGGCCCTCCGTCCTTACTATATGCCCAGAGAGTTCTCACGCCATACTGATCGCCATCTACATTCCTGCCCTGCATGAATTTTATTAAAGTACATCACTGCGTTCAGTCAACAAATTGGGAcaaattttgtacattttttgagGCAAAGTCGGAGCAATTCACAGCCTGTTTTCAGCTTATGTGAGTGACTGAATACTGTCGTTGCCTTGGTAACAAAGACAGGTGAATAACGTCATGTGACcccagagctgtgtccaaaaACTTTCCCTGACAGATTTTCTCCCACCTGATATACagtagacaaacacacagacacacagacacacacgcacacacgaaacacaccttcaaaataaaagcctttttgatacatttttcaatttttttagcatgaaaattgtaaaatgactttgtggtgcaATCTGtgtacagtggacacacacataactacacactcacagaaaggaaacacacatttttgtagttcagctttctgttttttttttttactttgctcgGAAAAACCTTCCAGCACTGAagcatttacagtgcattttctttttggaaatgctttttctagttattCGTATGTGTcaataatttatataaaaataaaaactgttaaataaatgGAGTAGAGTAAAAGTAATTTGTACAGTACCAAAGTAAATTTATTGTGTTACCTAGTTACCACTGGTCATTGTGATGTAATAAGGTTCCATTCCAGAATCCCAGAGTGAGCTTTGAGTATGTACCTCCTAAACAAACCTAGAGACAACACTGATTAAAAGTTGTCAAAACATCAAGATGAGTCTCCAGGGCAGCTCTACCTCAGTATATAATGAACTCCGTCTAGAGGGAAAACTTTGTGATGCCATTGTCAAAGTTGAAGATGTGGAATTTCAAATACACAAGATCATCCTCTGTAACTGCAGCCCGTACTTCCGGTAAGTTTATTTCATGATTTCCACTGACTAAGCTGAAACGCTGAGGTTTATTTCAGTCATTGACTTTAGTCTAAGAAACAACAGTGTCAACAGAACTACACTGATTTATGATTCCTGATTCCAGGTTTGTCACATAGCAACGGACAAAGCatgaaaagttattaaaaaccTGATGATTAAAGAATAAAATTTACAAGACAGGCTACATAAAATGTCTACCAATAATACTGTGTGACTGTCCCCACGTAGTATTATTATCAGTATAAAAAGTACAACATTCATTTAAAGTCTTCTCCTGTGCCTCTATCCTGACCCTCAGAGCTCTTTTCACCTGCTGGTCAACTGAAGACAGGAAGGTTTTTAATGTGTCCAACCTGTCTCCTCTAATGATGGAGCTCATCATCCAGTTTGCATACACTGGCTCTGTTATGGTGACTGAGGACAATGTACAGGACCTGCTGTTAGCAGCTAATATGCTCAATGTAGTGGAGATTGTGCAAACCTGCTCCAACTTCCTCAGTGAGCACCTCTGCCCAGAGAACTGCGTCAGCATCTGGCAGTTCACAAACATCTGCTTCTGCCCTGAACTGCGGCATCGGGCCCACAGATATATTGTACATCACTTTATGGAGGTGGTTTTCCAAGATGAGTTCCTGCAGCTCTCTGTGCAGGAACTCACTGACATCCTTGAAAGAGATGACCTCAATGTGAAAAAGGAGAGCACCGTGTTTGAGGCCATTCTTCGCTGGATCTCCCACCTACCTGAGGAACGAGAAGGTCACATCGCGGTGCTTTTGTCTAAGGTACAGTCCTGCCACTGCATTTAGCCTAGATTTACatcttcagcattttgctggtGGTGTTATCCTGACTGCTTCAGTGTGATCAATGCCGTAACATCTGTCAAATGGAAGTTAATTCCAAGACCAGTTCAGCTGAGTTTGGTGATGGTTACACACATGGAGCTTGGTTAATGTGGGAAGATTTACAGTGTTTCCCTTTAGCTCTGGTTTGTGCTCAGACTCAGTTTTTTTTGCAACTATTGTTGATGCTTTTAGCTTTTATCTCATGTAGACAGGCAGGTGAATCTATATGTTATTACAAAATGCTACTTGgggtttgggatgcagaaggcagcgggttccAATCCTACCCCACCAGCTGTGGCCCCACCCTGCCACCAAGAGCGACCAtagtgccggtcctgagcccggattaaaaaaagggagggttgcagcagggagagcacatgccaaatcaacatgctcctaaagggacaagctgaaagccgttgatttgaCTACATGATACCATGTGGTAAATCTGATTCTGGAAACTATAGACAACCCATATTTAACTTTACAGCACTTAGTGTGTTCATCTATGTTCTCTGGTATCACCAACATAATAGTATTGGAACTAAAAGGCTGAGTCTGATCAAGTTCCTCATTGATCTCTCTGTCCGTTGTCAAGTTTGTTTTCAATTGAAGTATTAGTAGGACAAATTGATGACAGACAGACTACTGCATAGTTACTTCTGGtctttttaatgaatttgttgataataaaaaaaaacaaacacctaaTCTttctcataaaacattttaacaattctGTGCAACTAATAATCCCgacttaaaatatttacaaaatggcAACAGAGCTGTCTGGATACTTGACTTTACTACGGTACATTAAGTTAAGTTCATAAATTGTGTCCTCTTGTCTCTATGCAGGTCCGGCTTGCCCTGTCCAGTGAGGAGTACGtcaaaaacactgttttgtctAATAAGCTTGTGAGTAACAACAACGAGTGTCTGGAAATTGCCAATGATGCCATACAAACCATAGGCCACATGGTCAGAAACAGTCCTTTAATATCCGAACTCTCTTATCGCCTTGCCCGCCCTCGCCTTCCTGATGCCGTCCTGTTGGCCATTGGGGGCTGGAGCAGCGGTAATCCAAGCGATGACATTGAAGTGTACAATGTTCGTACTGACTGCTGGGTCAACATCACAAACAATTTGATGCATCCTCGTGCCTATCACGGCGCCGTCTTCCTCAACGAGTACGTCTACTGTGTTGGTGGCTTTGATGGGGTGGAGCATTTCAATACTGTGCACAGGTTTGATCTGAGTACACACACCTGGCACGAGGCGGCACCCATGCACTGCCGTCGTTGCTATGTGAGTGTCACAGTGCTGAATGGGTGGATCTATGCCATGGGAGGCTTTGATGGACAAACTCGACTTCGTAATGCAGAGCGCTACAGGCCTGAAACCAATCAGTGGAGTCTTATTGCACCAATGCAGGAACATAGAAGTGACGCCAGCTGCACAACACTCCACAGCAAGGTTAGTGAAGTGATAGAACATCTGGGCACCCATTCAATAATCACTTCTCAGCTCCTATCAGCCCATAAATATGGTTCAGTAGGCAGCCGTCTGCCTTCTTTATGTATGTTTGGTAGTGTTACACAGTGTATTTGTGATAGgatggcaaaaacaaacaatttgtaTAAAAAGTATACCTGTCCAACTGGTGATTTAATTTGATCAAATTTAGGAAAAACAACTATTATGCTGCAATATTTTGCTCCACTTTAGAGATAGTAGCAATATTCAAAACCATCATTAGAGAGTTAGAGAGTTAAACAAATTcctatttattattaaagtgtAGAAGAAAACCTCTTTTGAATTTAGTAGCCAAGTATACTGACAAAGAAACTGTACTAACTGGGacattgtaaaatgaaatgcaatgaaATACATGAGTTTTCAAACTCTCTCTAGCAAACTATGTCATGGTCCCAGTGTTTCTGCTTTCACTTACTGTTGCTCATTTTCTCCTaagatttacatttgtggtggTTTCAATGGCAACCAGTGCCTGGAGACGGCTGAGTACTACAACCCAGATACCAACCAGTGGACAATGATCACACCAATGAACAGCAGGCGCAGTGGAATTGGAGTCATTGCATATGTAGACCATGTCTACGCAGTGAGTATATGAAACACGGCTGACACCCACGTATCATACAAAGTGTGACGGGACAGATTTGGTCAGCAGTAGTTTTTAGTAGCACCAGTTTGTTTAATGAAGAACACATACGTGCACTGGGACACTGGCTGCATCTGCTAAACATCTGActtttttctctacttttcCTCACATAGGTTGGTGGCTTTGATGGAAACAATCGTCTGCAAAGTGCTGAGGCCTACAATCCCCAGACCAATGCCTGGCAGGCAGCGTCCTCCATGTTGACCCCCCGCAGCAACTTTGGCATAGAGGTGATCGATGACCTTCTCTTTGTTGTTGGGGGCTTCAATGGTGCAACCACCACATATAAAGTTGAATACTACGATGTTACAATGAATGTGTGGTTTGAGGCCTGTCGTATGGAGATCTACCGTAGTGCCTTAAGTTGCTGTGTGGTTCCCAGACTCCCCAACATGACTGAATACACTTTCCCTCATGCCAGCCTGCCACTTTTTCATTTGGATGAGGTGGATGAGGTGGAAGAGGTGGAGGAGCCTGTAGATACCATCTAACATCTAGTCACTTTTTCCCCACAGTCTTCACACTTTCCACCACGGCAAGACATAAACAtaaattgatttattaatttatttgtgaaTTAAAAGTTTTTGAGAACTTGTAAGTTTTATGTTGTGTAAGCTGATGCTGTGCCCCACCTGCAGAGAGTGGGTTTAATCACATCATTGAAGAAAACAACTTTATAGGACAAAATGTCCTGCAACTATACCAAATTATATACAGAAACAATTACACAATGAAACTGACCAACATATAGTATTTTTCATGTGTGAAATGTCAATTTACAAAATTATAGTTTGTCATGAATTCCTTGAAATTTATTGATTTTGGTGACCTCATGTCCATCCCATTCTGGTGACTGGCAACTCTGTCATTGAGGGTCCATATTTCTTCCATCACAGCCTGTTAAGACTGCTAACCTCTAAGCTGAGGTCTGTTAATCAGTCCAGTCTGTCTCTCACCAAAGAGGACTTTAGTGTTGGAGTCCAGATTAGTTTATTGATGTATGACTGtccaaacttcaaaatgttcagcttataAAAGGACATTGCTCTATAAGACCTAAATATGTTGCACTTTTAAAAGCCAATAATGTCGATGAACtagctttgaagtttgcctaaccactATGTATGAACTGACATTTTGTTTCGGCTATTTCAGGTAAAGAGttta
This window encodes:
- the LOC137134213 gene encoding kelch-like protein 10, producing the protein MNSRCSTSVYNELRLEGKLCDAIVKVEDVEFQIHKIILCNCSPYFRALFTCWSTEDRKVFNVSNLSPLMMELIIQFAYTGSVMVTEDNVQDLLLAANMLNVVEIVQTCSNFLSEHLCPENCVSIWQFTNICFCPELRHRAHRYIVHHFMEVVFQDEFLQLSVQELTDILERDDLNVKKESTVFEAILRWISHLPEEREGHIAVLLSKVRLALSSEEYVKNTVLSNKLVSNNNECLEIANDAIQTIGHMVRNSPLISELSYRLARPRLPDAVLLAIGGWSSGNPSDDIEVYNVRTDCWVNITNNLMHPRAYHGAVFLNEYVYCVGGFDGVEHFNTVHRFDLSTHTWHEAAPMHCRRCYVSVTVLNGWIYAMGGFDGQTRLRNAERYRPETNQWSLIAPMQEHRSDASCTTLHSKIYICGGFNGNQCLETAEYYNPDTNQWTMITPMNSRRSGIGVIAYVDHVYAVGGFDGNNRLQSAEAYNPQTNAWQAASSMLTPRSNFGIEVIDDLLFVVGGFNGATTTYKVEYYDVTMNVWFEACRMEIYRSALSCCVVPRLPNMTEYTFPHASLPLFHLDEVDEVEEVEEPVDTI